Proteins encoded within one genomic window of Bacillus sp. F19:
- the sigW gene encoding RNA polymerase sigma factor SigW — protein sequence METIVKNRIKQVKKGDQNAFAEIVDIYKDKIYQLCYRMLGNSHEAEDIAQEAFIRAYVNINSYDMDKKFSTWLYRIATNLTIDRIRKKKPDYYLDAEVTGTEGLTMYSQVAADVVLPEDQVETMELQQMIQKEILKLPDKYRTVIVLKYIDELSLIEISEILDMPIGTVKTRIHRGREALRKQLRHL from the coding sequence ATGGAGACGATCGTAAAAAATAGGATTAAACAAGTTAAAAAGGGCGACCAGAATGCTTTTGCCGAAATCGTAGATATATATAAAGACAAAATTTATCAGCTTTGCTACCGCATGCTCGGGAACTCCCATGAGGCGGAGGATATAGCCCAGGAAGCGTTTATCCGGGCTTATGTGAATATTAACAGCTATGACATGGATAAGAAGTTCTCTACGTGGCTGTATCGCATTGCGACAAATTTAACGATTGATCGAATCAGAAAGAAAAAACCGGATTATTACCTTGATGCCGAAGTGACAGGAACGGAAGGGTTAACGATGTATTCTCAAGTAGCAGCTGATGTAGTTCTGCCAGAGGATCAAGTGGAAACAATGGAGCTTCAGCAAATGATTCAAAAAGAAATTTTAAAGCTCCCCGATAAATATCGTACTGTCATCGTATTAAAGTATATTGATGAGCTTTCTTTAATTGAAATCAGTGAAATTCTAGATATGCCGATCGGTACGGTGAAAACAAGAATTCACAGAGGACGAGAAGCGCTGAGGAAGCAATTAAGGCATTTATGA
- the rsiW gene encoding anti-sigma-W factor RsiW has translation MKCSEQMKEWIHQYLDHDIKQQDERILKEHLQSCADCTQHLHELEKSIALVQSTSHIEAPMDFTQAIMERLPKEKKTVGVNRWLKGHPLLAAASLFVLLMTGSLFSSWSTDSDFSVSKQPNLVVENNTVTVPEGETVEGDVTVKGGTINIEGKVEGNVTVINGEKYMASAGQVTGDVEEINEAFEWIWYQMKSLSKEVVAIFK, from the coding sequence TTGAAGTGTTCAGAACAAATGAAAGAATGGATCCATCAATATTTGGATCATGATATAAAGCAGCAAGATGAGCGAATCTTGAAAGAGCACCTTCAGTCATGCGCGGACTGCACGCAGCACCTGCATGAGCTTGAGAAGTCAATCGCCCTGGTGCAGAGTACATCTCATATTGAGGCTCCGATGGATTTTACTCAAGCCATCATGGAGCGTCTGCCCAAAGAAAAGAAAACGGTTGGTGTCAACAGATGGCTGAAGGGTCATCCATTGTTGGCTGCTGCTTCTCTTTTCGTGTTATTGATGACAGGCAGTTTATTTTCTTCCTGGTCAACTGATTCAGATTTCAGTGTTTCAAAGCAGCCTAATTTGGTTGTTGAGAATAATACGGTTACCGTTCCTGAAGGTGAGACTGTTGAGGGAGATGTAACGGTTAAAGGCGGAACTATCAATATTGAAGGCAAAGTTGAAGGAAACGTCACGGTAATTAACGGAGAGAAGTATATGGCTTCTGCCGGACAGGTGACAGGTGATGTTGAAGAGATCAATGAGGCTTTTGAGTGGATTTGGTATCAAATGAAATCTCTTTCCAAAGAGGTTGTCGCCATATTTAAGTAA
- the cdaA gene encoding diadenylate cyclase CdaA, whose product MALEEFPLLHYLGIAVDILLVWFVIYKLIMVIRGTKAVQLLKGIIVIILVRTLSQYLGLQTLQWLMDQALTWGFLAIIIIFQPELRRALEQLGRGKLFSRSGAPEEEEQQKIIDAIIKATDYMAKRRIGALVTIEKETGMSDYIETGIPLHSALSSELLINIFIPNTPLHDGAVILQKNQIAAAACYLPLSESPFISKELGTRHRAAVGISEVTDSITIVVSEETGSISVTRNGELHRNLTVEALSEILVSEFGKQAKVTSSNLWQWRGKKNG is encoded by the coding sequence ATGGCACTTGAGGAATTTCCACTACTGCATTACCTCGGCATCGCCGTTGATATTCTCCTGGTTTGGTTCGTTATATATAAGTTGATTATGGTGATACGGGGAACGAAGGCCGTTCAGCTGCTGAAAGGCATTATCGTTATTATTCTCGTTCGTACACTCAGCCAGTACTTAGGGCTGCAGACCTTGCAATGGCTCATGGACCAAGCATTAACATGGGGTTTTCTTGCGATCATTATTATTTTCCAGCCTGAGCTGCGAAGGGCGCTAGAGCAACTGGGCAGAGGAAAATTATTCTCAAGAAGCGGAGCTCCAGAGGAGGAAGAACAACAAAAAATAATCGATGCCATCATAAAAGCGACAGATTATATGGCAAAACGAAGAATTGGCGCTTTAGTTACGATTGAAAAAGAAACAGGGATGAGTGATTACATAGAAACGGGCATACCGCTTCATTCAGCTCTCTCTTCTGAGCTTTTAATTAATATCTTTATCCCGAATACTCCGCTTCACGATGGAGCTGTTATTCTCCAGAAGAATCAGATTGCTGCGGCAGCATGTTATCTGCCTCTTTCCGAAAGTCCTTTTATTTCAAAAGAATTAGGGACAAGGCACCGGGCAGCAGTTGGGATCAGTGAAGTAACCGATAGCATTACGATAGTCGTTTCTGAAGAAACGGGCAGTATTTCTGTGACCAGAAACGGAGAGCTTCACAGAAATCTAACCGTTGAAGCTTTAAGTGAAATCTTGGTTTCCGAATTTGGAAAGCAGGCAAAGGTCACTTCCTCAAACCTATGGCAGTGGAGGGGGAAGAAAAATGGATAA
- a CDS encoding YbbR-like domain-containing protein, with amino-acid sequence MDKMINNHWVMRIIALLMALILYVSVNIETPAPKKQPGPVTSVFPSAPAKDTETIPDVEVKTYLDQEDVIVTGVPETVAVTLSGPTNSLLKAKQLKDFEIYAELSDLSIGSHRVQLKHKNIPDNLEVKLNPSIITVNVEEKVTRDFPVQVDFINKDQIETGYTAQDPIVKPSVVRVTGSKTLIDNIALIKSRVNLQNANETIEQESKVTVYDGDGNILPLEVYPSVVDVTVPITSPSKKLPFKLMNEGELGEGLSISNIEAVPNEVTIYGPLDVINPLEFINGVTVDLSKIKDDTVLDVDIPVPDGVTKVSPEKIQIKVDVEKEEEKVLENLPVNIRGLGEGKIIQFLDPESEELDLSVVGAPSVLKNIKPSDLELFVNVTDLSDGEHDVKVEVNGPQGIKWTLPVDEVKVKISSKQS; translated from the coding sequence ATGGATAAGATGATTAATAATCATTGGGTAATGAGAATAATTGCACTGTTAATGGCGCTCATTCTTTATGTATCTGTTAATATCGAAACGCCGGCTCCGAAAAAACAGCCGGGGCCAGTAACATCCGTATTTCCATCTGCGCCTGCAAAAGACACAGAAACAATTCCCGATGTTGAAGTGAAAACGTATTTGGATCAAGAAGATGTTATTGTGACAGGAGTGCCTGAAACGGTAGCTGTTACGCTAAGCGGGCCAACTAATTCATTATTAAAGGCAAAGCAGCTTAAAGATTTTGAAATTTATGCTGAGCTCTCGGATCTGTCCATCGGCTCACACCGGGTTCAATTAAAGCATAAGAATATACCGGATAATCTTGAAGTGAAATTGAACCCTTCCATTATCACTGTAAATGTGGAGGAGAAAGTTACCCGGGATTTTCCGGTACAAGTGGATTTTATAAATAAAGACCAGATTGAAACTGGTTATACCGCACAGGATCCAATTGTTAAACCGAGTGTTGTTAGAGTAACCGGATCTAAAACTCTTATTGACAACATTGCTCTGATCAAGTCGAGGGTGAATCTGCAAAATGCTAATGAAACCATTGAGCAAGAATCAAAGGTCACGGTATATGACGGCGACGGAAACATCCTGCCTTTAGAGGTCTACCCTTCGGTTGTTGATGTGACAGTGCCGATTACAAGTCCAAGCAAAAAGCTTCCTTTTAAACTTATGAATGAAGGCGAGCTTGGAGAAGGATTAAGCATCTCAAACATTGAAGCAGTGCCGAATGAAGTGACCATATACGGACCGCTGGATGTGATTAATCCGCTTGAATTTATAAATGGTGTAACTGTAGATTTAAGCAAAATCAAAGATGATACCGTTCTTGATGTAGATATTCCTGTACCTGACGGAGTGACAAAAGTAAGTCCCGAAAAAATCCAAATTAAAGTTGACGTTGAAAAAGAAGAAGAAAAAGTACTTGAGAATCTGCCTGTTAATATCCGGGGTTTAGGGGAAGGGAAGATTATACAGTTCCTTGATCCGGAATCCGAAGAGCTCGATTTAAGCGTTGTAGGAGCACCTAGTGTATTGAAAAATATTAAGCCGTCTGATCTTGAATTATTTGTTAATGTGACAGATCTGTCGGACGGAGAGCATGATGTTAAGGTAGAAGTGAATGGGCCGCAGGGTATTAAATGGACCCTTCCTGTAGATGAAGTAAAAGTAAAAATTTCTTCTAAACAATCATGA